A single Aspergillus puulaauensis MK2 DNA, chromosome 7, nearly complete sequence DNA region contains:
- a CDS encoding splicing factor u2af large subunit (COG:A;~EggNog:ENOG410PJ8F;~InterPro:IPR000504,IPR012677,IPR006529,IPR035979;~PFAM:PF00076;~go_component: GO:0005634 - nucleus [Evidence IEA];~go_function: GO:0003676 - nucleic acid binding [Evidence IEA];~go_function: GO:0003723 - RNA binding [Evidence IEA];~go_process: GO:0006397 - mRNA processing [Evidence IEA]) — protein MNGDTYSSRGGDSGRSRDYYRDERRERGDRGDRADRGERRRSRSPHYGPRSSRRETEADSYSSSRDYRAREREDRYSSRRDDRDFDRERGDRGDRGDRGDRRRRDYDERPSRRERDRDLFDERPRREGRDRGGDRERGGERRDRKRSPSPSRKREPTPDLTDVQSVLTRKRRLTQWDIKPPGYENVTAEQAKLSGMFPLPGAPRQQPMDPSRLQAFINQPDGGSAESSTLKPSNSRQSKRLFVYNLPPSANSESLVSFFNLQLNGLNVVQGVDPCISAQVSDDRTYALLEFKSPNDTTVALAFDGIAMEEHAGNGAENGASQGLEVRRPKDYIVPNLAEQELEGENAMKDVPDSPDKICVSNIPQYIPEEPVTMLLKSFGELKSFVLVKDASTEESRGIAFCEYADPATTTIAVQGLNGMELGDRHLKVVRASIGMTQAAGLDMGVNAMSMFAKTTSQDLESSRVLQLLNMVTPEELMDGEDYEEICDDVREECGKFGQVVELKIPRPTGGSRQSPGVGKIFVKFDTIESTTAALKSLAGRKFSDRTVVTTYFSEENFDVNAW, from the exons ATGAACGGCGACACTTATTCGTCCCGAG GTGGCGATTCTGGTCGCTCTAGGGACTACTAC CGCGACGAGAGACGCGAGCGTGGAGACAGAGGAGACAGAGCAGACAGAGGAGAGAGGCGACGGTCTAGATCCCCACACTACGGTCCCAGAAGTTCTCGACGCGAAACCGAAGCCGATTCATATTCTTCCAGCCGTGACTATCGCGCCAGGGAACGAGAGGATCGCTACTCGAGTCGCAGGGACGATCGGGATTTTGATCGCGAGCGGGGTGATCGCGGTGACCGCGGTGACCGAGGCGATCGCCGACGCAGAGACTACGATGAGAGGCCATCTCGTCGTGAGAGAGATCGAGATTTGTTCGATGAGCGACCCAGACGCGAGGGGAGAGATCGCGGTGGTGACCGGGAGCGTGGAGGTGAAAGAAGAGACCGGAAGAGGAGTCCATCACCTTCGCGCAAGAGAGAGCCGACACCCGACTTGACTGATGTGCAGTCAGTGTTGACTCGGAAGCGGCGCCTGACACAATGGGATATCAAACCTCCTGGCTACGAGAATGTCACTGCAGAACAAGCCAAGCTTTCAG GCATGTTCCCTCTTCCCGGAGCTCCTCGACAGCAGCCGATGGATCCCAGCCGCCTTCAGGCTTTCATTAACCAGCCTGATGGTGGCTCTGCGGAAAGCTCAACTCTCAAGCCGTCCAACTCTCGGCAGTCAAAGCGCCTGTTCGTATACAACCTGCCACCGAGCGCAAACTCAGAAAGCCTGGTTTCGTTTTTCAACCTTCAACTCAACGGCCTCAATGTTGTTCAAGGAGTCGACCCTTGTATTTCGGCGCAGGTCTCGGATGACCGCACTTACGCTCTCCTGGAGTTCAAGTCGCCTAACGATACTACTGTCGCACTTGCATTTGATGGAATAGCAATGGAGGAGCACGCTGGCAATGGCGCAGAAAACGGCGCATCCCAGGGACTAGAAGTGCGAAGACCTAAGGACTATATTGTTCCCAACCTTGCCGAGCAGGAACTTGAGGGAGAGAACGCCATGAAGGATGTTCCCGACTCACCCGACAAGATCTGTGTCTCCAACATCCCTCAATATATCCCAGAAGAGCCTGTTACAATGCTCCTCAAATCTTTTGGCGAGCTCAAGTCTTTTGTTCTTGTCAAGGACGCCTCAACAGAGGAGTCTCGG GGAATTGCTTTCTGCGAATATGCTGACCCTGCAACTACCACCATCGCCGTCCAGGGTCTCAATGGCATGGAACTGGGAGACCGACACCTCAAGGTTGTCCGCGCCAGTATCGGAATGACACAAGCTGCTGGGTTAGATATGGGAGTCAATGCGATGTCGATGTTCGCCAAAACCACGTCTCAGGATCTGGAGAGCAGCCGAGTGTTGCAGCTTCTAAACATGGTGACGCCAGAGGAACTTATGGACGGTGAGGATTATGAAG AAATCTGTGACGATGTGCGTGAGGAGTGTGGCAAGTTTGGCCAAGTTGTTGAGTTGAAGATTCCGCGCCCGACAGGCGGCAGCCGACAGTCTCCAGGTGTGGGCAAGATTTTTGTCAAGTTCGACACCATTGAATCGACAACGGCGGCACTGAAGTCGCTTGCGGGTAGGAAGTTTTCCGACCGAACCGTCGTTACGACATACTTTTCTGAG GAAAACTTCGACGTCAATGCCTGGTAG